A window of Candidatus Nitrosotenuis uzonensis genomic DNA:
GTTTGACGCTTGTGCTTCGTTTCTAAGTGAGGCTGATTTTTTTGCTTCCTTTATTGCAAAATCATATGAGAGATAACTGTGCAAAGCATAAGTTAGAAACAATATCGATATCGAAATTATTAACAGATGTACTAACTTCAATTTACTTGGTTATACAAGAATTGAATTTAAACTGTGAGGCATCAATTGCAAAAAAGGCATGCCGCAAAAGCCAAGGTATTGACTAATAACAATTAGCTAACAGGTATGCATGCAAGTTTCAGACAAGACGCATGAAAAAAGCGATACAGAGACAAGACAGTCAATCTATGAAGTTCTAATGAAGAGAATGCTTTTTGCGTGTGAAAGCTGTGATGGAGCATTAATTCAGGTTGCAATGTGCAGATTTTGCAAGACAACAACGCAAAGAAAGTGCAGGGATTGTGAAGCGGAAATTAACATACCACACAGATACTGTGTACCAAACGCGGATGGAATTTTGTCGCATGCACGCATAGTGAGAGGATTTGATGTTGATTAGAAAATCAGCAGTGATCGGACTCGCTCTTTGTTTTAGTTTGATAATGTCAGTTTATCAGATGCCGGCAGATGCGCAATATGTCCCACTCGAATCCAACTTCAAATATGTAAAGGAACGCACCATAGAACCTCTTAAAGGCAAGTCTGGATGGTGGAAGTACCATCTAACAGTATGTGCGACAGATCACAGTTTGGGAATAACTGAGGTGATCTTAAAGTCAGATATGGAGACGATCTACCAAGGTGTGAACAAGGTGATACCCAAGGGAGATTGTAGCTATTATGGTGCAGTAATGAAGGCAAGAGATGGCAAAAGCTTAGGCTACAAGATAATCCAGACGCACGAGGCAGTAGATAGCATTCTTGCGTTCAAGCAGGGCAAACCCGGTGTGTCCCTAAATGACGTAAGCCGCTACAGATTCATACTCAATATTTACTAGCAAGGCATGCCGCAAAAGCCAAGTTATCGATTAATAATATCCGGAAAGAATGGATTTGCTTGCCAGAAAAATCCGACGTGTCAAGTGGGCTAATAGTAAGTGGCCTAGTCTTCCCACTTACTATTTCCCTCCCCAAAAGAGGTTCATACTATGAGATGTAAGAGGTGTGGAAGGGAGTTTACGTACAGACGATCAGAGTTCTGCTCCCTGGAATGTGCAACCGATTACGAGGGAAGTTCTTCAACCTAGACTAAAAGTAACGCAAAAAATATTGCAATTATTATTACCGGCATGAGTTTTCTCATCCTTGCGTTGACCCTAACCGCGTCCTCCTTTTGGTCGTGATCTATAAGCCTCATCTGTATTACCATAGATAGCAGGTTGTTTAGGAATAAAGCGTATGCAATTATCATTATTTTATCAAATAACGTAAGATAGCCAATAGGTGGAAGCTGATTGGCCGCATTAAGATGAGCTGCAACTGCGGCAAGGAGTGTAGATGCGCCAAGGCCAATTCTTGAGGTAAAGTTGGTCGGGCTCATCCAAAACGCAAGCATTGCTATTGTGGTAATTATAAGCACTGGAAATATTGTCTTCAGAAAAGAAGACAGAAAGAATCTCTCAATTGTAATTGAAAAAATATAACGTGAGTAGGATTTTTCATCAGGATATTGGTGTTCGGTTATAGTAGAGTCGCTTGATACCAATCTCCACCCGGGAATATTAACCAGTTTGTCAATGCCAGTTGCATCAGCATCAGGGACAAATACCATCTTATCAATGTCATCTATACCTTCTACCTCAACGGTAAGAAATAGCTGCTCAAATGGATATTTTTGAAAGTTCATATTTTTCAGAAAATTTCCCTTGACTCTTACCTCATAGTAATTTGGCTCTACTGTAAGCACTTCAGTTGTTACCCTTCCGTTCATGAACTCAAATTTTGGTTTTGATTGCGTAAAGTCAGCTTCATTGGATTTTATCCACATATAAAAATCAAGATCATAGGATCCGGTCTGCAGATCCACCTTACCCACATTTAGGAGATAGATGCCTATTTCATACTTTTTTTGCATGTCGGAATGCAAGATATCTGGTTCCTGTCCGTATGCTTGCATGGCAACCGTATTCAGCATTAAAATGGCTGCAGATACTGCAAGAAACGCTCTATGTAATTGCAACATTTTTCATTGATGGAAAATCTATGTATATACTTTGAAGCAAGAAGGCATGCCGCAAATCTATCATAATCAATATTAAATGCATAAGATCGACAAAACTCTTACGGGATGAAAAATGGTTAATCGTATTAGTAAAAATGTATTGAATTGGTAAAATTTCCAAGGCCAATTAATTTATGTCTGTAGCATCACCTGATAAGGAAATGAGAATAGTATTCTTACTACCTGTCTTACTTTTGTTAGTGATATTGCCTGTACACGCTCAGTCATATGATACAGATAATGATGGGATTCCCGATGCGGTAGACAAATGCGATGACGAGAAAGAAGACTATCTTGGAATTAACAGATTTGATGGGTGCCCAAACAAGCCTCATGTTGCTGACCAAATAGATACACCGGCAGAATCAAAAGGTATGGAAGAGCTCAAAAATGCAGAGTCAGTAACCAGTACAGATTCCTTACCAGATATTTCTTCAGGAATATCTCAGGTCGAAATACAAAATAATATAGCTGCCATGCAGGTTTCAGAGATTTCTTACGATTCTTTGATCAATTACCTAAACAAGATAGTAAGTGATGTCACCGATAAGGCTAGCTTCAACGACATAATCATTTTCTCGCTAGGTGTTGCAGTTTACGGCATATTCGTTTTTCATTTCTATCGATTTATCGCAAGACGGGATGTTTTCTCGTTTGATCTGGAAAGAAGACTTGGCGGTGGCAAGTATAAATCCACAGGCGAGCGAAAATCTGCAGCTCCAAGAGTTGCAGCATACATTACAACCAAGTTTGTCATATTTCCGGTAATAGTTTTTGCGTGGTTTTTAGCATATTCCATGTTCATATTATTACTTACACAGGATATGACTCCCGACAAAGTGTTTTTTGTGGCAAGCATACTGATAATAGGAATTAGAATCACTGCATATTACAACGAGGATCTCTCAAAAGATCTTGCAAAGACTATACCTTTTGCCATTCTGGGAATATTTCTATTCGACCAGACATTTTTTACGGTACAAGATGTTGCAAACAACATAAATCAGATTCCAAAATTCGTAACGCAGATAGCAGCGTTTCTCATTGTTGCGTTCGTTGTGGAGATAATACTAAGCATTGCTTACCTGATCAGAGTAAGATTTTCCGGTAAAAAGAACAAAAACAACAGCAAAACAGAATCTGAACAGGCAATTTAGTATTAGGCAGCGTTTGTAGCTTGGCTTGCCATAGCCCCAAGCTGTCTGTCTATTTCATTTATTGCTATCTTGTCTCTGCCTATTAGGTCGAATTTCTGCAATATTGTTTCAAACTTGGTTTCTTCTTGTACCTGCTCAGTTACAAACCACTGTAAAAATGTGTACGAGCTGTGATCCTTTTCCTTTTGTGCCACATCCACCATCTTGTTTATTGCCTGTGTGACAGACTGCTCGCTCTTTAGTGCTGCCTTGAATACTGATTCTAGTGAGCTGAAATTCGATGCAGGTTCCCTGATGGACGGAATCTTTGCCTGCACTCCAAGGTTATTCAGGTAATGTACTATCTTTAACATGTGTTGTCTTTCCTCGTCGGCTTGCTGATACAAAAAGCTGGCGGCACCCTCATAGCCTGTTACCTCGCTCCAAGAGGCCATAGAAAGATAGTAGTTTGATGCCGATGCTTCCATTGCAATCTGGTTGTTGAACAGATTTTCCATACCGCGAGAGATTTTCATCAACACTATCAAACTGTTATTGCATAAAAATTTTGAGATCTATAGAGATCAGATTGGCAGTACTAGTATTTTGGTATTGCCAGTTTTGTTCTTGCAGAGATTGCAATTATTGAGACAATTGCTATGGCAAGCATTACTGCTGCTATTGCTCCAAACTCTGGAACTGCATACGTGCCTATTATCTCCAAGTTGCCGGCATAATCTGGAATTGATATTTCCAATGTCCTTGAAGAGTCGTCAGAGTGGGCTTCATAGACATCCAATACTGGCTGTCCGTCAGCTAGTACCACAAATGGATTATCGCCTGAGCTTGACTGTGAATCAAGGATGCTTCTTGGAATTACAAGCAAAATAGAGCTGTCTTCCTGTGCAGCAATCTTTAGGTTAATGGAGGATGATTCGCTGCTTACGGTTGCCTTTTGTACTTTAACATTATTTGCCTGATACGTCACACAGTACAAGTCGGTACTGCTTTGTACGGTGATTTGGTTTGCGGAACATGCAACGGGTGTCCCAGGAGAGCCAACAATCTCGATTATTTCCCTATCGTGTATTTCCTGCGGTCCATACTGGACTCTAATAGTGTAAAAGCCGTCTTTGTTCCACAGGTTTCCAGCTGCCTTGATTGGCACTTTGTAGGTGTTATCAGCATTTACGTGAATTTGTTGAATGCCGATCACGTTGTTTTGAGGATTGTATATGGTCATGGTTACAGGTATGTCTGGTTTGTAATTGGCCACTGCACCCTCCACTATAATATCAGAGCCATAAAGGTACAGTTTTTTATCGGTCCACATTCTAAGCGGGATATCTGCAAGCCTGTCAGATCGATCCGATTGATATAGATTGCTAGTAGGACAGTTCGGGCACGCAGTATCATAAGGAAGCGCCATTGCAGGTAAAAGTGATGCTACGGCTACAACAACAGATATTGTTGCAAGAAAACCTAGAATTTGCTGCCTCATTTCATTTGGTGTAATAGATTACGATATTTATCTTTCTCGATGAATCCATGTATTTTAGACCGGATCTGTCGCAAGATTGTTAACAGTATATAATAAAGACGCCAGAATGGGCGCCCGGTATAATTTGATTTTGTGTTAGGTTGACTTTGATCGCTTCTCTGCAAGCAACATTTCTTCTTTGATCTTTTCGTACTTGTCGCACGCGTAGCAGATCGTCTTTTGGTCATCCTCATATCGTGGCAACTTGCCGTTCTCATCAAAGTATGATTGCATGTTGGCATCAGTAAATCCGTGTTTTATGTTAAGGTCAGATACCAGTTTTATCATCTCAGTTCGCGACATGGAAGCGTATTTAATGAATTCTGCTTGTGCTTCTGCATAAGAGCCGCCAGATTGTAATATGGCCTGCTTTGCCTGAGTGGCAATTGTGATCTTGTTATTAAGATAGTCAAACTGATCCCAGTAAAACGCACTATGGGTAGCATTTACCCTTGAGACAAACTTGGCAAACGCGTTTTTTGGCATAAAATCTTCATGATCTTTGTTAAATGCCGCAAGATCCCTTTCCAGTCTTTCTTTGGCAAGTCGTCGTTGTTCTTCTATGAATTTTTCATGCTCGGTAATCTGCTTTTGCGCTGTCTGCATCTCTGCCAGTCTTTGTTTTGCAATTTCTATATTCTTGAGGATTTGAACTGCCGTAGGGTTTTTCTTTATTTCATCTCCTGCAACCACCGTAAAGTTGGAACCTGCAGCCTGTGCAAAAGCAGACGGTGTTGTCAACAGTATCAGTGATAATGATGCCAAAAACACAAAAGAGAATATTTTGTAATCTGAATTTCTACCAGTTTTGTCCCCGTTCATTCATTATGGCTTCCAGACTCAACAAAATAAAACCTTAGGTAACAAAATTACCTAAACTAGGCACAAATCAGGGCTTTTGCTGGTCGTTTTCATCATCAAGCTTTTTGTCGACTTTCTCTTGCAGCTCCTTGTAGCGGTCGTATTTTTTTGTCCATCGCGAAAGCACAATCCACTGTCGTATCCCAATGCCAAGCCATACTGCAGATATTACAAACGGAATTATTCTAAATATTATGAATTTGGGCTTTGGCCCGTCATCCTGTGTCTTGTCTCGACTTTCTTCAAAAGGAGGATCAAATATTTCATAGGTTATCAAAAGCGCCACAGGAGGTATTATCATGATTGTCAGGATCATAACAATGAACATTTTTTTTGTCTTGTTCAGCTGGAAGATGATCTCATCCATTATCTTGAATATGTTGCCGCCACTTTTCTCAGAATCCGTCATGAATGAGTATCCTCCAAAGTTTTACTTAAAAACACTGTAGTAACTTTGTTACTCATCTTTCTCCTTCCTTGGAAACAGCTCTTCATACGGCTCTAATACTGCCTGGAGAATTTCCTTGCCCTTGTCCGAGATTTTGTACTTTATTATGCTCTTGTTTCCCCACGGCTCCTCAGTCCTCAGTATCATTTCTTTTGTCACCATATCATCCAGTATTCCTTTATGTTTTACATTATTCAGGCCGCAGTAGCTCATAAGCTTGCTCTGGTTCAGCTCGCCGTGTTCATACAACTTTAACAAAATGTCCTTTCTGATGTATATTCTGTCTCTATATTCATGAACCAGTTGAACTCATCTACCATGCACATCCGGCAATTATAAAATCTGTTAGAATCATTCCACCTTGATGCCATCTAGGAGACAATTGCTGCTTTCCATGCAGAAATACGCGCCTGCATTACATTCAAGATTGTAAACATTACTGAAAATGTATCAAGTACAATTCAGAACACTAGATCCTTATCTAATG
This region includes:
- a CDS encoding PEFG-CTERM sorting domain-containing protein, which produces MRQQILGFLATISVVVAVASLLPAMALPYDTACPNCPTSNLYQSDRSDRLADIPLRMWTDKKLYLYGSDIIVEGAVANYKPDIPVTMTIYNPQNNVIGIQQIHVNADNTYKVPIKAAGNLWNKDGFYTIRVQYGPQEIHDREIIEIVGSPGTPVACSANQITVQSSTDLYCVTYQANNVKVQKATVSSESSSINLKIAAQEDSSILLVIPRSILDSQSSSGDNPFVVLADGQPVLDVYEAHSDDSSRTLEISIPDYAGNLEIIGTYAVPEFGAIAAVMLAIAIVSIIAISARTKLAIPKY
- a CDS encoding ferritin, whose protein sequence is MKISRGMENLFNNQIAMEASASNYYLSMASWSEVTGYEGAASFLYQQADEERQHMLKIVHYLNNLGVQAKIPSIREPASNFSSLESVFKAALKSEQSVTQAINKMVDVAQKEKDHSSYTFLQWFVTEQVQEETKFETILQKFDLIGRDKIAINEIDRQLGAMASQATNAA
- a CDS encoding winged helix-turn-helix domain-containing protein is translated as MVHEYRDRIYIRKDILLKLYEHGELNQSKLMSYCGLNNVKHKGILDDMVTKEMILRTEEPWGNKSIIKYKISDKGKEILQAVLEPYEELFPRKEKDE